A single window of Thalassomonas viridans DNA harbors:
- the fliS gene encoding flagellar export chaperone FliS has protein sequence MAHISVKKYQQTTVSAAKEANPYQLVAMLFQKLLGNIASAKGAIQQKDHAKKGDLLSKAITIIGVLQGSLDFEQGGEISRNLSDLYIFCSDKLVEANTNNDEALLDEIIQILLPIKAGWDGIPKEDQDKVSFEAV, from the coding sequence ATGGCACATATATCAGTCAAAAAATACCAGCAGACTACGGTTAGCGCGGCAAAAGAGGCAAACCCATACCAGCTTGTTGCCATGCTGTTTCAAAAGTTACTGGGCAATATCGCTTCCGCCAAGGGGGCTATCCAACAAAAAGATCACGCCAAAAAGGGGGATCTGCTGTCAAAAGCCATTACCATTATCGGAGTATTGCAGGGATCGTTGGATTTTGAACAAGGCGGTGAAATCTCCCGTAACTTGTCTGATCTCTATATTTTCTGTTCAGACAAACTGGTAGAAGCCAACACCAACAATGATGAAGCCCTGCTGGATGAAATCATTCAAATCTTGCTGCCGATTAAAGCCGGCTGGGATGGCATTCCTAAAGAAGATCAGGATAAAGTCAGCTTTGAAGCCGTTTAA
- the fliD gene encoding flagellar filament capping protein FliD encodes MAGISFPGVGSGLQVSEIVTAIVNAEKVPYQNRVTQKQAEFTTDISAVGSLKSALQEVNTSLEALGDADNYQQRTASGRDDFIGIDTTKDAVVGNYSIQVDALASSHKLMSGAIDSSTPVGEGTMTIEVDGDSFDVAATATTTLSELRDLINDNAANDSVVATIITDGSDQHLVLNSKNTGVSSEIKITVDDIDGNDTDGTGLSQLAYDALAATPVLNMTEVDQALDAQITIDGNVTVSSSTNEFKDVIDGVTISARKVHDIAGGDDLSKATISEDNSNIATGINAFIESFNALVDLSNQLGKSEDGAVGALAGDSMLRNVMSKIRSQFTTDFETGVSSSGKTTHSMLAEFGVRTERSGHLSLDSDTLNDVIESDPDRVQNFFVGTDTSTGFVESMDELLEFYTQSDGLIDRRIEGNNNQISKLEKDVEAFNVKMDALEARLYAQYNSMDTLVAQLNSTGSYISQQLDNMPGVVKDS; translated from the coding sequence ATGGCTGGTATATCGTTTCCCGGGGTAGGTTCCGGATTACAAGTAAGTGAAATTGTGACCGCAATAGTAAATGCGGAGAAAGTCCCTTATCAAAACCGGGTGACTCAGAAACAAGCTGAATTTACGACTGATATCTCCGCCGTCGGCTCTCTGAAATCAGCTTTGCAAGAAGTGAACACCTCTTTGGAAGCCTTAGGGGATGCCGATAATTACCAGCAGCGCACCGCCAGCGGCCGTGATGATTTTATTGGCATTGATACCACTAAGGATGCTGTCGTAGGCAATTATTCTATTCAGGTTGACGCGCTTGCCAGTTCCCATAAGTTAATGTCCGGCGCTATTGACAGCTCTACCCCAGTTGGGGAAGGTACTATGACCATAGAAGTGGATGGTGATAGTTTTGATGTTGCCGCCACAGCGACGACCACCTTAAGTGAATTGCGTGACCTTATTAATGACAATGCGGCCAATGATTCGGTGGTCGCGACTATTATTACCGACGGCAGCGATCAGCATTTGGTATTAAACAGCAAGAATACCGGTGTTAGCAGTGAAATAAAAATTACTGTTGATGATATTGATGGTAATGATACCGATGGCACAGGTTTATCTCAGTTGGCTTATGACGCCCTGGCCGCCACCCCGGTGCTGAATATGACAGAGGTTGATCAGGCCCTTGATGCGCAAATTACCATAGATGGCAATGTGACGGTTAGCAGCAGCACCAATGAATTCAAAGATGTTATTGATGGTGTGACTATTAGCGCCAGAAAAGTCCATGATATTGCCGGTGGTGATGATTTGAGTAAAGCCACCATCTCCGAAGATAACAGTAATATTGCCACCGGTATTAATGCTTTTATTGAAAGTTTTAATGCACTGGTCGACTTAAGTAATCAATTAGGCAAATCTGAAGACGGCGCTGTTGGGGCTTTGGCCGGTGACTCTATGCTGCGTAATGTGATGTCAAAAATCCGTTCGCAATTTACAACCGATTTTGAAACCGGAGTTAGCAGCTCGGGGAAAACGACGCATTCTATGTTGGCGGAATTTGGGGTACGCACTGAGCGTAGCGGACATTTAAGCCTGGACTCGGATACGTTAAATGATGTGATTGAAAGTGATCCCGATAGGGTGCAAAACTTCTTTGTCGGTACCGATACCAGCACCGGCTTTGTTGAAAGTATGGATGAGCTGCTTGAATTTTATACCCAGTCTGACGGCTTGATTGACCGGCGTATCGAGGGTAACAATAACCAGATATCCAAGTTAGAAAAAGATGTTGAAGCTTTTAATGTGAAGATGGATGCTCTTGAAGCTCGTTTATATGCCCAGTACAACTCCATGGACACCTTAGTGGCTCAGTTAAATTCAACCGGCAGTTATATCAGCCAGCAATTAGATAATATGCCCGGGGTCGTGAAAGACTCTTAG
- a CDS encoding flagellar protein FlaG, giving the protein MSNVLNGQQALGSLNFDLGKSAAAAQADNAQVNTQANAETAKAGLQSTEKEALKAERQNIVAKTEQGLLADGDKETKPQMNSEQLEVVAQKLQDFVSEMNRGLEFLVDEDSGRDVIKVIDKNTGDLVKQFPSEEVLELVAHLSEATGNFIDSKI; this is encoded by the coding sequence ATGAGTAATGTACTAAACGGACAGCAAGCGCTTGGAAGCCTAAATTTCGATTTAGGTAAGTCTGCTGCTGCCGCTCAGGCGGATAATGCTCAGGTTAATACTCAGGCTAACGCTGAAACCGCTAAAGCTGGGCTGCAATCCACAGAAAAAGAAGCATTGAAAGCGGAACGCCAAAATATTGTTGCCAAGACCGAACAGGGCTTATTAGCGGACGGTGATAAAGAAACAAAACCTCAAATGAATAGTGAACAACTAGAGGTTGTGGCGCAAAAGTTGCAGGATTTTGTTAGTGAAATGAATCGTGGTCTGGAATTTTTAGTGGATGAAGACTCGGGTCGTGATGTGATCAAGGTCATTGATAAAAATACCGGCGATTTAGTGAAGCAGTTTCCCTCTGAAGAAGTGCTGGAGTTAGTCGCGCACTTATCAGAGGCCACGGGTAACTTTATTGACTCAAAAATTTAA
- a CDS encoding flagellin, translating to MALSVITNTASLNAQRNLSRSSEGLATSMQRLSSGMRINSAKDDAAGLQIANRLTSQINGLGVAQRNANDGISMAQTAEGAMQESSNILQRMRDLALQSANGSNGADERDALQKEVADLQQELTRIAETTQFGGTQLLNGDFGTKQFQVGANANETINVTLSDISADQIGAYEVTGAGSVLGVAAEATVLATQVGDVTADANFNLNGTGVAIAADTGAAEIADTINAAATGVTATASLDVTISALSAADDGTLNMIKGGAGATAVDSYDLSTYGGDIDRLAEDLQADGYDAVVDNGSLRLKAEDVDGMEIAGSTAGTVSIDNNKVATAALVGGATNANVSIASTLELSSPNQIGISGTTVDEITSLAAAGGNGTLTTVESIDISGTDSTGAQAAIDTIDAALAQIDSQRATLGAVQNRFSHTISNLANVSENVSASRSRIQDTDFASETAQMTKNQILQQAGTSILAQSNQLPQAALSLIG from the coding sequence ATGGCTTTATCAGTAATTACCAATACAGCGTCACTTAACGCACAGCGTAACTTGTCTAGATCAAGTGAAGGCCTAGCCACCTCAATGCAACGTTTATCTTCCGGTATGCGTATCAACAGCGCAAAGGATGATGCTGCTGGCCTGCAAATTGCTAACCGTTTGACCTCTCAAATCAACGGCTTGGGCGTAGCGCAACGTAATGCCAACGACGGTATTTCCATGGCGCAAACCGCTGAAGGTGCAATGCAGGAATCATCAAATATTTTACAACGTATGCGTGACCTGGCGCTGCAATCAGCTAACGGTTCTAATGGTGCTGACGAGCGCGATGCCCTGCAAAAAGAAGTGGCCGATCTGCAACAAGAATTAACCCGAATCGCTGAAACTACCCAATTCGGTGGTACTCAGTTACTTAATGGCGACTTTGGTACTAAACAATTCCAGGTAGGTGCCAATGCCAATGAAACCATTAATGTTACCTTAAGTGATATTTCTGCCGATCAAATCGGTGCTTATGAAGTTACAGGTGCGGGTTCTGTCCTGGGCGTAGCAGCAGAAGCAACCGTGTTAGCTACCCAGGTAGGGGATGTTACTGCAGATGCCAACTTTAACCTTAATGGTACCGGCGTCGCTATCGCTGCCGATACCGGTGCGGCTGAAATTGCCGATACAATCAATGCTGCGGCAACAGGTGTTACCGCAACGGCATCACTTGATGTTACTATCAGTGCTTTAAGTGCGGCTGATGACGGTACCTTGAATATGATCAAAGGTGGCGCCGGTGCTACCGCTGTTGATAGCTATGATTTATCGACTTATGGTGGTGACATCGACCGTTTAGCGGAAGATCTGCAAGCCGATGGTTATGATGCTGTCGTTGATAACGGTTCTTTGAGACTAAAAGCTGAAGATGTTGATGGCATGGAAATCGCCGGTTCTACAGCAGGTACCGTATCCATAGATAACAACAAGGTTGCTACAGCGGCATTAGTTGGTGGTGCTACCAATGCTAACGTGAGTATTGCTTCAACACTTGAATTATCTTCACCTAACCAAATTGGTATATCCGGTACCACGGTTGATGAGATTACCAGTTTGGCGGCTGCCGGTGGTAACGGTACTTTAACTACGGTTGAAAGCATAGATATTTCAGGAACTGATTCTACCGGTGCACAAGCTGCTATTGATACCATTGATGCTGCCCTGGCGCAAATTGACAGTCAACGGGCTACCTTAGGTGCGGTACAAAACCGTTTCAGCCATACAATCAGTAACCTGGCAAATGTATCTGAAAATGTATCTGCGTCTCGTAGTCGGATTCAGGATACTGACTTTGCTTCAGAAACTGCACAAATGACTAAAAACCAGATCTTGCAGCAAGCCGGTACCTCGATTCTGGCGCAATCGAACCAGTTACCGCAAGCGGCACTTAGTTTAATCGGGTAA
- a CDS encoding flagellin, with the protein MALSVITNTASLNAQRNLGKSSDGLATSMQRLSSGMRINSAKDDAAGMQIANRLTSQINGLAVAQRNANDGISMAQTAEGAMQESSNILQRMRDLALQSANGSNSSEDRDALQKEVADLQQELTRIAETTKFGGTSLLDGTFGTKQFQVGANANETINVTLENMAADVIGANQIKGPGSAAAGNSLGDVENATLAANMGTTADTWSLNGTQVSFNAGDGASSIADAINDASTGVDAKAVLTTRIQGLTAADAGTFNVYKNGAVEDTFLLSSYGGDMERLTEDLQAAGYDAVFDADLNGGAGGIDVTATGIDGFEVTASAGATIEMGPAGSELNGAAGVSHSAELHLSSSDKIGISGTTVNEILGTGFGGANIAAAGGSSALNSVESIDISGTDSSGAQSAIEVIDAALAQIDENRAGLGAVQNRLSHTISNLANVEENVSSSRSRIQDTDFAKETAIMTKNQILQQAGTSILSQANQIPQAAVSLLGG; encoded by the coding sequence ATGGCTTTATCAGTAATCACTAATACCGCATCGCTAAACGCTCAGCGTAATTTGGGTAAATCGAGTGACGGCTTAGCTACTTCAATGCAAAGGTTATCGTCGGGCATGCGTATCAACAGCGCCAAAGATGATGCCGCCGGTATGCAAATAGCTAACCGTTTGACATCGCAAATCAATGGATTAGCAGTTGCCCAACGTAATGCCAACGATGGTATTTCCATGGCGCAAACCGCTGAAGGTGCGATGCAGGAGTCGTCAAATATCTTGCAGCGTATGCGTGATTTGGCGCTGCAGTCAGCAAATGGCTCTAACTCTTCTGAAGATCGGGATGCCCTGCAAAAAGAAGTTGCGGATTTGCAGCAAGAACTGACCCGTATTGCTGAAACAACCAAATTCGGTGGCACCAGCTTATTAGACGGCACTTTTGGTACTAAACAGTTCCAGGTGGGGGCTAATGCTAATGAAACCATTAATGTTACATTAGAAAATATGGCAGCGGATGTTATCGGTGCTAACCAGATCAAGGGGCCCGGCTCTGCCGCCGCAGGCAATAGCCTGGGAGACGTTGAAAACGCCACCTTAGCCGCTAATATGGGCACCACGGCAGATACCTGGAGTCTTAATGGTACGCAGGTTTCCTTTAATGCCGGTGACGGTGCATCAAGTATTGCCGATGCTATTAATGATGCCTCTACAGGTGTCGACGCCAAGGCCGTGTTAACTACCCGGATCCAGGGGTTGACTGCCGCAGATGCCGGTACATTTAATGTTTATAAAAATGGCGCCGTGGAAGACACTTTCCTGCTTTCTTCTTATGGCGGTGATATGGAACGTTTAACCGAAGATTTGCAGGCGGCGGGTTATGACGCGGTTTTTGATGCCGACCTGAATGGCGGAGCAGGCGGTATTGATGTTACTGCAACGGGAATCGACGGTTTTGAAGTGACCGCTTCTGCCGGGGCGACCATAGAGATGGGACCGGCGGGCAGTGAATTAAACGGCGCTGCCGGGGTGTCCCATTCTGCGGAGTTGCATTTATCTTCATCAGATAAGATTGGTATTTCCGGGACTACCGTCAATGAAATATTGGGGACCGGCTTCGGTGGTGCGAATATCGCGGCAGCGGGCGGATCCAGTGCGCTTAATTCCGTGGAGTCGATAGATATTTCCGGAACAGATTCCTCCGGAGCACAATCGGCCATTGAAGTTATCGATGCTGCCTTGGCGCAAATCGATGAAAACCGAGCAGGTCTAGGTGCGGTGCAAAACCGCTTAAGTCACACTATTAGCAACCTGGCCAATGTTGAGGAAAATGTTTCTTCCTCGCGTAGCCGGATCCAGGATACCGACTTTGCCAAGGAAACCGCGATTATGACCAAGAATCAGATTCTGCAGCAGGCGGGAACCTCGATCCTGTCCCAGGCGAACCAGATCCCGCAGGCAGCGGTAAGCCTATTAGGGGGCTAG
- a CDS encoding flagellin, with the protein MALSVVTNTSSINAQRNLAKSSEGLATSMQRLSSGMRINSARDDAAGMQIANRLTSQVNGLGVAQRNANDGISMAQTAEGAMQESANILQRMRDLALQSANGSNSSEDRDALQKEVADLQQELTRIAETTKFGGTSLLDGTFGTKQFQVGANANETINVTLKDMAADSIGAYEVTGPGTAAAANSLGDAEDVALATNTGTTADTWSLNGTSITINAGDGAADIASTINATSSGVDAEAVLETTLVGLDAASDGSLNIGPDSYDLSTYGGDSERLAEDMVADGYDVVVTDAATGALSIKATGVNGIEIAGGVSAGTASLGGGTAGAAHSVSSELHLSSPEKIGISGTTVDEILGGTMGATGGTGALTTVESLDISGTDATGAQDAISVIDAALAQIDKSRAGLGAVQNRFSHTISNLSNVQENVSASRSRIQDTDFASETAQMTKNQILQQAGTSILSQANQIPQAAVSLLG; encoded by the coding sequence ATGGCTTTATCAGTAGTTACCAATACTTCGTCAATTAACGCCCAGCGTAATTTGGCCAAATCCAGTGAAGGCTTAGCCACTTCCATGCAGCGTTTATCGTCCGGTATGCGCATCAACAGTGCCCGGGATGATGCCGCGGGGATGCAGATCGCCAACCGTTTGACATCCCAGGTAAATGGTCTCGGGGTGGCCCAGCGTAATGCCAATGACGGTATTTCCATGGCGCAAACCGCGGAAGGGGCGATGCAGGAGTCGGCGAATATCTTGCAGCGTATGCGTGATCTTGCATTGCAGTCCGCTAACGGATCTAACTCTTCTGAAGACAGGGACGCACTGCAAAAAGAAGTCGCCGACTTACAGCAGGAATTGACCCGTATTGCTGAAACCACTAAATTTGGTGGTACCAGCCTGCTTGACGGTACCTTTGGTACCAAGCAGTTCCAGGTTGGCGCCAATGCTAACGAAACCATTAACGTAACCCTGAAAGATATGGCGGCGGACTCTATCGGTGCTTATGAAGTTACCGGACCGGGTACCGCAGCTGCAGCTAACAGCTTAGGGGATGCCGAAGATGTGGCGCTGGCTACTAACACCGGCACTACGGCTGATACCTGGAGCTTAAATGGTACCTCAATCACTATTAACGCAGGCGACGGTGCGGCGGATATTGCCAGTACGATCAATGCAACTTCCAGTGGGGTGGACGCTGAGGCAGTACTTGAGACGACTTTAGTTGGCTTGGATGCGGCTTCCGATGGTAGCTTGAATATCGGACCTGACAGCTATGATCTATCCACATATGGCGGTGATTCCGAGCGTTTAGCCGAAGATATGGTGGCAGACGGTTATGATGTGGTGGTAACCGATGCAGCTACCGGCGCCTTATCCATTAAAGCCACTGGCGTTAACGGGATCGAAATTGCCGGTGGTGTTAGTGCCGGTACGGCGTCACTAGGTGGTGGTACTGCAGGTGCTGCCCACTCGGTCTCATCTGAGCTGCATTTATCTTCTCCAGAAAAAATTGGTATTTCAGGTACCACTGTTGATGAAATCTTAGGTGGTACTATGGGCGCTACCGGTGGAACCGGTGCTTTAACTACGGTTGAGTCCCTTGATATCTCTGGTACAGATGCTACAGGAGCGCAGGATGCTATCAGTGTCATTGATGCCGCACTGGCACAAATAGATAAATCACGGGCTGGTCTGGGTGCTGTACAAAACCGTTTTAGCCATACTATAAGTAACCTGTCGAATGTTCAGGAAAACGTTTCTGCATCCCGTAGCCGTATCCAGGACACAGACTTTGCTTCGGAAACGGCGCAGATGACGAAGAACCAGATTCTGCAACAGGCCGGAACTTCTATCTTGTCCCAAGCAAACCAGATCCCGCAGGCAGCTGTAAGCTTATTGGGTTAA
- the flgL gene encoding flagellar hook-associated protein FlgL has product MMRVSTSQFYQFSSNNMSRLQADVTKQTEYLSTGKQVLTAKDAPVGNLSLLGFKEELMSIERFNANITQAESRNNRQEVALSNAQDILLQVKDIVIQANNGSYSEEEFTSLSQQLKSSLDQLMDVGNTKSESGEYIFAGYQSEQRPFSIAPDNSVSYGGDNGQSELQIAQNIFVPINLAGDEVFMLADNVVGDFMSTYTDNLTIPADDIDPDEPDIYVERAVIVDRETYNGAGMTPGFTFDFTDANGDGVVEATVTDATATVLYGPLDYTAGQTIAFNGVEVNIDGNPLPGDQFTINEQDKVSIFDTVKDAIDWVDAAGTNLSDPKQHQVDYNHIITQLDEAFSHITNKRAEVGTTLKTIDTQRNIALDTEVLVNSSRGKIEDLDFAEAISLFEQQKLSLQAAQQTFSQVQGLSLFNFI; this is encoded by the coding sequence ATGATGAGAGTTTCCACGTCACAATTTTATCAGTTTAGCAGCAACAACATGAGCCGGTTGCAGGCTGACGTCACCAAGCAGACGGAATATCTTTCCACCGGCAAACAGGTCTTGACGGCAAAAGATGCCCCCGTCGGAAATTTGTCGCTGCTGGGTTTTAAAGAAGAGCTGATGTCGATTGAGCGCTTTAATGCCAATATTACCCAGGCGGAAAGCCGCAACAACCGCCAGGAAGTGGCTTTGTCCAATGCCCAGGATATCCTGCTGCAGGTCAAAGACATAGTGATCCAGGCGAATAACGGCTCCTATAGCGAAGAAGAATTTACCTCCTTGTCGCAGCAGCTGAAGTCCAGCCTGGATCAGCTGATGGATGTCGGCAATACCAAGAGCGAGTCGGGGGAATATATTTTTGCCGGCTACCAGAGTGAGCAAAGGCCCTTTTCCATCGCACCGGATAACAGCGTGAGTTACGGCGGGGATAACGGCCAGTCGGAATTACAAATCGCCCAGAATATTTTTGTGCCCATCAACCTGGCAGGGGATGAGGTCTTTATGCTGGCGGATAATGTCGTCGGTGATTTTATGTCGACCTACACGGACAACCTGACCATTCCCGCCGACGACATAGATCCCGATGAGCCGGACATTTATGTTGAGCGGGCGGTGATCGTCGACCGGGAAACCTATAACGGTGCCGGCATGACCCCGGGTTTTACCTTCGATTTTACCGATGCCAACGGTGACGGTGTGGTTGAGGCTACGGTAACCGATGCCACAGCTACTGTGCTCTACGGGCCGCTGGATTATACCGCGGGGCAAACCATTGCCTTTAACGGCGTGGAAGTGAATATCGACGGCAACCCTTTGCCGGGGGATCAGTTTACGATAAACGAGCAGGATAAGGTCAGCATTTTTGATACGGTCAAAGATGCTATTGACTGGGTGGATGCCGCCGGTACCAACCTGAGCGATCCCAAGCAGCATCAGGTGGATTACAACCATATTATTACCCAGCTTGATGAAGCCTTCAGTCACATCACCAATAAACGCGCGGAAGTGGGCACGACACTAAAAACCATTGATACACAAAGAAATATTGCCCTGGATACCGAAGTGTTGGTAAACAGCTCCCGCGGCAAGATTGAAGATTTGGACTTTGCCGAAGCCATCTCGTTGTTTGAGCAGCAGAAGTTGTCGCTGCAGGCGGCGCAGCAGACCTTTTCCCAGGTTCAGGGCCTGAGCCTGTTCAATTTTATCTGA
- the flgK gene encoding flagellar hook-associated protein FlgK, which translates to MAIDLLNTGTSGLLASQQQLATVGHNIANVNTDGYSRQSVEQNQALGNYHGNNLIGSGTYVQDISRVFNSFTYREQLITQNNASYSNKLSDQLDQLDATMSTYGTQISNSLDSFYSSLHSIAEQPDDVTLRSMALTQAESITVQVQDLQSNMTNLTKTANNELEQVADRISAISAEIGRLNVDISGMQAGNLSGEPNDLLDQRNRLLNELNDYVKVTTIEDPNGVMTVMIGEGQTLVAGTTALSMSVVAGDPDPQQTQLQMNSINSSYTLQGDTLGGSVAAVFDFRDNTLKQASADIDLLAMSITDTMNQAQSNGLDLNGLQGADIFADLNITSATLGRSLGHSDNTGTASLAVTITDMSMVTTDEYEVEYDGANYQLTNLTTGTTTVLGAAGAGPFAVPALGIEISEATLGANTGDKFLIRPTQNGGENFKVSLTDPEAIAASSPLQVTADENNVSAGSVTITSINNPVAAQTYASVTNAPLTVDVYESAPGVFDYRVYDGDNFPPLLANGSYGAGGSATVNLGDFEIEITGDLAGLGPNAREQFVIGDAFGAGNGNNMLAMADTQNQAVANGGTQTFAQVVASSVSTVGSEASLVENQALTADAMFEQAQSRHQAVSGVNLDEEAANMLKYQQAYQASAQIITVANTIFDTILSSVR; encoded by the coding sequence ATGGCGATCGATTTATTAAATACTGGTACCAGCGGATTATTAGCATCCCAGCAACAGTTAGCCACTGTTGGCCATAATATTGCCAATGTTAATACCGACGGTTACAGTCGTCAGTCGGTGGAGCAAAACCAGGCGCTGGGCAACTACCACGGCAACAACCTGATAGGCTCCGGCACCTATGTGCAGGATATCTCCCGGGTCTTTAATTCTTTTACCTACCGGGAACAGCTGATTACCCAGAACAATGCCAGTTACAGCAATAAATTAAGCGACCAGCTGGACCAGCTCGATGCCACTATGAGTACCTACGGCACCCAGATTTCCAACTCATTGGACAGTTTCTACAGCTCGTTGCACAGCATTGCCGAACAGCCCGATGACGTGACCTTGCGCAGTATGGCGCTGACCCAGGCAGAATCCATCACGGTGCAGGTACAGGATCTGCAGTCGAATATGACCAACCTCACCAAAACCGCCAATAACGAGCTGGAGCAGGTGGCTGACCGCATCTCCGCCATTTCCGCGGAAATCGGCAGGTTAAATGTCGATATTTCCGGCATGCAGGCGGGCAACCTGAGCGGGGAGCCTAACGACCTGCTGGACCAGCGCAACCGCCTGCTTAATGAGCTTAATGATTACGTCAAGGTGACCACTATCGAAGATCCCAACGGGGTGATGACGGTGATGATAGGGGAGGGGCAAACCCTGGTGGCCGGCACCACCGCCTTATCTATGTCTGTGGTTGCCGGCGATCCCGATCCTCAGCAGACACAGCTGCAAATGAACAGCATCAACAGCAGTTATACCCTGCAGGGAGATACCTTAGGCGGCTCCGTTGCTGCGGTATTCGACTTTCGTGACAACACGTTAAAACAGGCATCGGCGGATATCGACCTGCTGGCCATGAGTATAACAGATACCATGAACCAGGCGCAGTCAAACGGCCTGGATCTCAACGGCCTGCAGGGGGCCGATATCTTTGCCGATCTCAACATCACTTCGGCCACTTTGGGCCGCTCACTCGGACACAGTGATAATACCGGGACCGCCAGCCTGGCGGTGACCATTACCGATATGTCTATGGTCACCACGGATGAATATGAGGTTGAATATGATGGCGCCAATTACCAGCTGACTAATTTGACCACGGGGACCACTACGGTGCTGGGGGCTGCCGGGGCGGGCCCCTTTGCTGTTCCGGCATTGGGCATAGAAATTTCAGAAGCCACCCTGGGCGCCAATACCGGCGACAAGTTCCTGATCCGGCCGACACAAAACGGCGGTGAAAACTTTAAGGTCAGTCTAACGGATCCCGAGGCGATTGCCGCCAGCTCTCCACTGCAGGTGACCGCCGATGAGAACAATGTCAGTGCCGGCAGCGTGACCATTACCAGTATCAATAATCCCGTGGCGGCGCAAACCTATGCCAGCGTTACCAATGCCCCGTTAACCGTGGATGTGTATGAAAGCGCCCCCGGGGTATTCGACTACCGGGTATATGACGGCGATAACTTCCCTCCGTTGCTGGCCAACGGCTCTTACGGCGCCGGCGGCTCGGCCACGGTGAACCTGGGGGATTTTGAAATTGAAATCACCGGCGACCTGGCAGGTCTCGGTCCCAATGCCCGCGAGCAGTTTGTGATCGGCGATGCCTTTGGCGCCGGCAACGGTAACAATATGTTGGCAATGGCAGACACGCAGAATCAGGCAGTTGCCAATGGCGGCACACAAACTTTCGCCCAGGTGGTGGCCAGCAGCGTTTCTACCGTGGGTTCGGAAGCCTCGCTGGTGGAGAACCAGGCGCTGACGGCAGATGCCATGTTCGAACAGGCGCAAAGCCGCCATCAGGCGGTTTCCGGGGTTAACCTGGATGAAGAAGCCGCCAATATGCTCAAGTACCAACAGGCCTACCAGGCGTCGGCGCAAATCATTACCGTCGCCAACACTATTTTCGACACCATTTTATCGTCAGTGCGCTAA
- the flgJ gene encoding flagellar assembly peptidoglycan hydrolase FlgJ: MTTELANARNFLEINGLNSIRQQSRADDEDAKQAALKEAAKQFEGIFTQMLLKSMRSAQDVLESDSPMNSQSTKFYRDMHDQQLALELSANGSLGLSDLIVRQLGGSDNYTPSSVIRADGQLDSRHMANNVAAKTEQFLAAGQVSKNRQVESPLAAATNPQPQTFEQPRDFVSALTGPAKMVEKKLGVPFEAVIAQAALETGWGQKIIRTEQGHSSNNLFNIKADSRWQGESATKDTLEYEQGAMVKKSAPFRVYQSLTESAQDYIDFLSNNSRYQESLEKSGNVEQFLHGLQKAGYATDPNYANKILGTMRKVTSLLNN; encoded by the coding sequence ATGACAACCGAACTGGCCAATGCGCGTAACTTTCTGGAAATTAACGGCTTAAACTCCATCCGTCAGCAGTCTCGCGCCGATGATGAAGATGCCAAACAGGCGGCATTAAAAGAAGCCGCCAAGCAGTTTGAAGGTATCTTTACCCAGATGCTGCTGAAAAGCATGCGCAGTGCCCAGGACGTACTGGAGTCGGACAGCCCGATGAACTCCCAGAGCACTAAGTTTTACCGGGATATGCATGACCAGCAGCTGGCGCTGGAATTATCCGCCAACGGCTCCCTGGGCTTGTCGGACCTGATAGTCCGACAGCTTGGCGGCAGCGATAATTATACCCCCAGCAGTGTGATACGCGCCGACGGCCAGTTAGACTCGCGTCATATGGCAAATAATGTGGCGGCTAAAACTGAGCAGTTTTTGGCGGCCGGGCAGGTGTCAAAAAATCGTCAGGTGGAGAGTCCTTTGGCTGCGGCCACCAATCCCCAGCCACAAACATTCGAACAGCCACGGGACTTTGTTAGCGCATTGACCGGGCCGGCAAAAATGGTGGAGAAAAAACTCGGGGTGCCGTTTGAAGCCGTGATCGCCCAGGCGGCGTTGGAAACCGGCTGGGGACAAAAAATTATTCGCACCGAGCAGGGACACAGCTCCAACAACCTCTTTAATATCAAGGCCGACAGCCGCTGGCAGGGAGAGAGCGCCACTAAGGATACCCTGGAGTATGAGCAGGGGGCCATGGTGAAAAAATCGGCGCCGTTCCGTGTGTATCAGTCGCTGACGGAAAGCGCCCAGGATTACATTGATTTCTTATCAAATAACAGCAGATACCAGGAAAGCTTAGAAAAATCTGGTAATGTGGAACAGTTCCTGCATGGCTTACAAAAAGCCGGTTATGCGACGGATCCTAATTACGCCAACAAGATTTTAGGCACCATGCGCAAAGTGACCAGCTTACTTAATAACTAA